A window of Bacillota bacterium contains these coding sequences:
- a CDS encoding response regulator transcription factor, with translation MRILVADDHPLFAEGLKNLLVSYGIDVVGVARDGFEALDEARRLRPDVVLMDIMMPRCNGLAATRLIKAELPDIKIVMLTMSEADGDLFESIKSGASGYLLKNLNAEELVELLEDLARGDAPFSPGLAAKLLEEFTRLAGEAGAGEPGCQTVSQADIESEPRPGTPPAATEETASAEAGGAAGEASVQTEGPRGDAAGEWLTPRQMEVLTLVAKGMTYKEVGAALFISERTVKYHMKQILDQLHLRNRAQVIAFAARTNLTRNSDKQCSNLTRRRAGLEASRPNNHREP, from the coding sequence ATGAGGATTCTGGTCGCTGACGATCACCCTCTATTTGCCGAGGGTCTCAAGAATCTTCTGGTATCGTATGGCATTGATGTCGTGGGTGTAGCGAGGGACGGCTTTGAGGCGCTGGACGAGGCACGGCGCTTGCGCCCGGACGTCGTGCTGATGGACATCATGATGCCACGTTGCAACGGACTTGCCGCTACGCGCCTCATCAAGGCGGAGCTGCCGGATATCAAGATCGTCATGCTCACAATGTCCGAAGCCGACGGCGACCTTTTCGAGTCGATCAAGAGCGGGGCCTCCGGCTATCTCCTTAAGAACCTGAACGCCGAAGAACTGGTGGAGTTGCTGGAGGACCTTGCCCGCGGCGACGCGCCTTTCTCACCGGGTCTGGCCGCGAAGTTGCTCGAGGAGTTCACACGCCTCGCGGGCGAAGCGGGCGCAGGTGAGCCGGGCTGCCAAACGGTGTCGCAGGCGGACATTGAGTCGGAGCCGCGTCCGGGGACGCCACCGGCAGCGACGGAAGAGACCGCCTCCGCCGAGGCGGGGGGCGCTGCGGGCGAAGCCTCGGTTCAGACAGAGGGTCCGAGAGGCGACGCGGCCGGCGAATGGCTGACTCCTCGCCAGATGGAGGTCCTTACCCTCGTTGCCAAGGGAATGACCTACAAGGAGGTGGGTGCCGCTCTCTTCATCAGCGAACGCACTGTAAAGTACCATATGAAACAGATCCTCGACCAACTGCATCTGCGCAACCGGGCTCAGGTCATCGCGTTCGCAGCAAGGACGAACCTGACCCGCAACAGCGACAAGCAATGTTCTAATCTGACGCGCAGACGAGCCGGATTAGAAGCGTCCCGCCCCAACAATCACCGCGAGCCATGA
- a CDS encoding PAS domain-containing protein gives MGWHYTPYGLPYIVSGLVALPVAVAIWKRRSMPGALPLSIFMFAMVEWSLGNALEMFRTDLAGKTFWASVEWIGTVIIPVAWLAVAIQFSGRDEWLSRRNVALLLVVPATILVLMWTNDLHGLMRHNVRLDTSGPFSVITKDYGPAFWAYVVYAYTLLFIGSTMMMRSLFGRSRLYSGQAVMFAIGVVVPWVSNALYISGNSPVPRLDITPIAFTVSGLATSIGLLRYRLMDIVPIAWATVAGGMRSGVIVVDSQDRVVDVNPAAARITGWSAALAVGQPVVEMLRPWPAAADACREHEIAANGKGARQSEVVQEVAGGDRSGDRSYEFRFSPLLTARGRVVGRLVVIDDITERKRVRDQLVTQQRALAAMEERERLARDLHDSLGQVLGFLNVQAQAAREQLSRGKTSLADGYLETIVTVAQDAYEEVRENIRTMKGVLPADWRFAPTLERLARRFERSYGIQTDLAIPDEIRDGVLGRAAEVQVLRIIQEAMTNARRHGGARHIQVSFAVAAEGVEVVVKDDGSGFEIKGLGGGNGRVREQDGVRADAGFGLGIMRERAEQVGGRLEVRSAPGMGTQVRVRVPLRESEEKAQGRDAHEDSGR, from the coding sequence ATGGGCTGGCATTATACGCCATATGGGCTGCCGTACATCGTCAGCGGTCTCGTGGCCCTTCCGGTCGCGGTGGCTATCTGGAAACGGCGCAGCATGCCCGGGGCTTTGCCACTCTCGATCTTCATGTTCGCTATGGTCGAGTGGTCGCTCGGCAACGCCCTGGAGATGTTCAGGACAGATCTGGCGGGCAAGACATTCTGGGCGAGCGTGGAGTGGATCGGCACCGTCATTATCCCGGTGGCGTGGCTTGCGGTCGCGATCCAGTTTTCCGGCCGCGATGAGTGGCTTTCACGGCGAAACGTGGCGCTGCTGCTGGTTGTCCCGGCCACAATCTTGGTTCTGATGTGGACGAACGACCTCCACGGGCTGATGCGGCACAATGTCAGGCTCGACACCAGCGGTCCATTCTCTGTCATCACCAAGGACTACGGACCCGCGTTCTGGGCGTATGTGGTCTATGCATACACGCTCCTCTTCATCGGCTCGACTATGATGATGCGGTCGCTTTTCGGCCGGTCACGCCTTTACAGCGGGCAAGCTGTCATGTTCGCGATAGGCGTGGTAGTCCCCTGGGTCTCCAATGCGCTCTACATATCAGGCAATAGTCCGGTGCCCCGGCTCGACATCACGCCGATCGCGTTCACCGTTTCCGGGCTCGCAACGAGCATAGGGCTCCTCCGTTACAGGCTCATGGACATCGTGCCGATAGCGTGGGCAACCGTCGCGGGCGGCATGAGAAGCGGCGTCATCGTGGTGGACTCCCAGGACCGCGTCGTTGACGTGAACCCTGCTGCCGCCAGAATAACGGGCTGGTCGGCGGCGCTCGCAGTCGGCCAGCCCGTGGTCGAGATGCTGCGGCCCTGGCCTGCTGCGGCGGATGCGTGCCGCGAGCACGAGATCGCGGCGAATGGAAAGGGGGCAAGACAGAGCGAGGTCGTGCAGGAGGTCGCCGGGGGCGATCGGTCTGGCGATCGGTCCTATGAGTTTCGTTTCTCGCCTTTGCTCACTGCGCGCGGGAGAGTCGTCGGCAGGCTCGTCGTCATAGATGACATCACCGAGCGCAAGCGCGTGCGGGACCAGCTTGTGACACAGCAGCGGGCGCTCGCTGCGATGGAGGAGCGGGAACGTCTCGCCCGAGATCTCCACGATAGTCTCGGACAGGTCCTCGGGTTCCTGAACGTGCAGGCTCAGGCCGCCCGAGAACAGCTTTCGAGGGGCAAGACGTCCCTGGCCGACGGCTACCTGGAGACCATTGTGACCGTGGCGCAGGACGCTTACGAGGAGGTCCGGGAGAACATCAGGACTATGAAGGGAGTTCTGCCCGCCGACTGGCGGTTCGCACCTACCCTCGAGAGGCTTGCGCGACGCTTCGAGCGCAGTTACGGAATCCAGACGGATCTCGCGATCCCTGACGAGATCAGGGATGGGGTCCTCGGTCGCGCCGCCGAGGTGCAGGTCCTGCGCATTATCCAGGAAGCCATGACGAATGCGAGGAGACACGGCGGCGCCCGCCACATCCAGGTGAGCTTCGCTGTGGCCGCGGAAGGCGTCGAGGTCGTGGTGAAAGACGACGGCAGCGGCTTTGAGATCAAGGGCCTCGGCGGCGGCAATGGACGCGTGCGAGAGCAGGACGGGGTCAGGGCGGACGCAGGGTTCGGCCTCGGCATCATGCGCGAACGAGCAGAACAAGTGGGAGGCCGTCTCGAAGTGCGCTCGGCCCCTGGGATGGGAACCCAAGTGAGAGTCCGCGTTCCGCTGCGAGAGAGCGAAGAGAAGGCACAAGGACGGGATGCCCATGAGGATTCTGGTCGCTGA